TCTACCTTGAGCTGCATATGAATAAGCTTTTGTTTTAGTCTTTCCCATCTCTTCAATCTGAACAACACACATCTACACATACGGGAGATAGATTATGAAACGTACTATCATGCTATTATTTGGCACTTTTTTTCTGCTAGCCATTGCTGGTTGTGCAAAACAGTATCCACCAGCTTGGACGTATAATTACAAGTTTGATGTTACGAGAAGCGGAAATGAGTTCTTTATGAACTTTGATGGGAAGAAGTATACGTTACTAAGAGTGAATGATGAATATACCTACACTGGCACTCAGGATGGTGCTTTTGTATTTACTAAGGATGATAGGGTGGTAGTTGTTTTTGGTCGGTTTGGGACATTTAAGGAAAAATTATCATTAAATGACCTTGCAAAGACGGATCCTACAGCCCACCTGATTAGTGTTGTTCCATACGGAGTAAATGGCGAGTACAGAACTGCTGTAAAAAATAAAGATTATGGAGAGCTAGTTGAAGTTGCCTATGTTCATCATGATCTCACCGAGAGTGGTTGGTTTAATATGTTTTTCGCTTATGGTGAAAAGCTTGACGGTAAACATGCCTTCTCAAAATGGCCTGACTCAGTACCTGATAAGGAAGAGTTCCTTACAGCTGTAAAAAAACGTGCTGAGAACGCTGTGTTGATTCTGCCAAAGGGCGAACCTCAGTAAAGCTAAATAGTGTTTTTTGATTTCATCCACCTAAACCTTCACCTCCTAAAAGAAACACTTGTATCCCCGAAAGGGTAATACATCTGCAAAAGGATTCGCTATGACAGCATCACAAGATTTACCGGAAATTAAAGAGAATTACACAAAAGATGAAGTGTTGGAGTTGCTTGAGACTATCCAACATGTCAGCCCAAGTTCAGGCTGGCTTACAGCGCTTCTTCAAGAAACAAATTTCGTTTCTATTCTTCAAGAGCTAAAAGAAGTTTCTCTGGCAGAACTGAAGCATGATGAAGGCATTACAAAAGAAACGCTGATTCAACTCACTTCGTCCCTCAACATCTCGGTTAACGCGGTAAGAGATCTTGCTCAGTCAATGGATTCGGATGAAATAAAATTGCAAGCTATAAATAGGATATTTGAGGAACTTAATAAAACACAGCAACGACAGGTAGAGGTAACCCAGTCGAATCAAAAGTGTAAAGTCCCGTTTGGAGTCATTGCATTTGGGTGTTTTGTAATTCTTGGAGTGTTTGGAGTATTAGTTCGTAACGGGTCATCGAATAAGCGAGGGAACGTCGCTTAAGAAAAAACGCTGTATCAGGATGATACAGCGTTTTTTTGTTACTGATTAAATGAGTAATGAGTTAGCTTTTTCAATGAGCTCGTTATGCTCATATTTTCTTAACTCAGCAACCATATTTTTTGTCATCATTCGCGTTTTTGTAGAAATGCTTTGATGAGTATTGAGCCGTTCCTGTGCTGTTAAAAAATCACAGCCATATTTATCATGATAATTTAATTCATGATAAATTTTGTATGCAATAATGTTGGCCTCCATCTCTCTATTTTCATAGCCACCATTAAGAGCACAAGTGGCCATAGCATGATAATAAAGAAAGAGTTCAGGCTGTTCGCTGTTGTTGATCTCATCCAGAACTTCTTGGCTAATATTAGAATAGTCCGCGATTGGAGATCTGGAAGTCGTGTGCCCACCTAAAAGGTGTCCTGCTTCATGACACAACAATGACTTAAATTCAGCAGAATCTGTGTGGTCCTTGCTATAGGAGTTAACGACAATAGTCGCTGGGGGGAGTGCAACAATACACCCAGTGATACAATCCAGAGAATATTTTACATTTCCTAAGTAAGTATCTTCTGCAACAATTGGAATCTTGATGTCCTCATATTCGAAGTGGTCAAAAGGAGTGGCACGCCGCACATAGTCAGCAAGCTCATTATCATCAGGTAAGTCACCAGCCGGCTTGTTATCACTCGGCAAATAACCATGATGAGTTTCAAAGAAAATTTCGTTTGTCAGCAATACCATGAGCTTAATGATCTCTTGGTGAGGACCATCTTCAAGGTCGAGAGCCGTGTCACGCAACATTGCTTTTTCATCACCCATAATCTGTTCATATGTAAGAGCAGCTCTAGACACACGCACCTCTTTAGTAATTAAATAGAGTGGTAGTTCCATCCGTAAAGATTGATCTTCATCATCTGTTACATTCAGAGGAAAACCTTTAAAAAAAATTCTGCCGCCCCCTTAACCAGCCGGACATTTGTTAAGTGTCCGGCTGGTTAAGGGGGCAGAATAATATCGAGGACAATTGGTAGTTGTCAAATATTTATTAAAAACATTAGGTTAGCTTTTTATCGTGTCCACCGCTTTCCCCGCTCTGTAATTACATAGCGCCTTTTGCCGCGATCATCGCATGCAATGCGGATGTAGTCTTTAGCAAGTAAGGACTCTACAGAGAGCGGCGGCATTCCCTTATTTACATTCAATTGCATAAGAATCAGGCTATAGCTCTGCTGCACTCGCTTATATATGGCTTGTACCTTGTCGGCTTCCCTGTACCGAGAGTCAAAGCACACTTCTATCTGCTGCTTGCCATCCTGTGGCAAGCCAAGCCGGAGAGTGACCCCCTTATCCCGCAGAAATTTCACCGGATCATATAACATTGCACGTTTCATAGGGGTTAGCTTAACGCAAAACATAAAAAAGCGTTACAGACGTAAATCTGCAACGCTTATTAAGTTACATTAACTACTAAATTACAGCTTTAATGCGTTGTTGTAACTGGCTAAGATCACTTGGATCATCCAATCTATGAATCATCCTATGACAATTCGCACAAAGAACAGCAAAATCGTGAACAGGGTCATGTGGTATTTCAACCTCTTCTTCTAACGTTGAAATAGGAACTAGATGGTGTGCTTCGATATACTCGCGACCAAGGTCGCCATATTTTTCTTCAAGGGACATCCCACACACCTCACAACGATAGCCTTTCACTTTCTTTACTTCCGCGATTAAAACGGAATTGCGATCAATTTTTTTATGAAGGCTGTATTGTCTTTTTTCGTTAAGTGAAGTTTTCTTCTTTGCGTCTTTTGATTTTTTGGAACGTTTACTATCTTTTTCTTCATCAACTGACGAGGTAACTCCACCACGAAATGTTAATGCGTTATACAAACCACATAGTTCAAAAAGATCTTCTAACAACTTTGCTTCTGAAGGCAGTTTGTCAAAGTCATAAACATAACCGGTGGAGTGTCCTGCTTCATATTGGAGTGGCAATTTAACACTGCTTCCTAGGTCAATAGTCTTAACCATATTGGAAGTAACCTTTTTGCCTAACCGCTGCCTAATAAACGATGCACGCTTTTTCAAAACCTCTTTTGCGTTACCTTTAAACTCTTCTTCAACCGCAGTTGCTCCCTGGTTCAACGAAAGGAAAACTTTCTTCCCAGAAGAGTGAAATAAGTAAACGAGGTAATAGCCTTTGGTTGCGGTAGCAGTAACTATGGGGTCGAGCACTGCTCCCCACACAACACTCGCCCACTGGCCAGCACCTGCACTTGTAGAAATTTTGAGTGATGAATATTTTTGATCAATTGCAGATTCAAGTTCTTCTTTGAACTCGCCGCGGATAAAGCATGCTAATGGATGGTCAGTATACTCTTCACCTGTAGCCCCGCGTTGAAGCTCTTTCATGATATAATGAAGACACTCTTTAATGGATGTTGTGTCATCTGCTGTGACCGGGGTAATGCTAGAGCCTGCCCGCTGACTGTCGCAACGCAGCAGCTCAACGTCAAAAAAGTCATCACGCAACTTAGTAAATTTCAGGACACCACTATCTCGTTTTTTATCCGGGAACATTTTCGCTAACTGTTTTGAAAAAGCAGCCCGCCACATTAAGTTAAAACGATTAATCTTTTGCTTATAGACAACTGCAGCCTGATACTCTTTCCCTTTATAACGCAGTATGATGTTCTGAGCAGATATGTGATTTTGGCAATTAAAAAAAGGCCTAATGTGCTTCGGTAGTCTTGAGCCATTATGAAAAAAGGCCGATTTATCAAGCTGCTTTTGAGCTATATTTGACGACAATAGTGTCCAGGAAAATGATTTCACAGGATAAATTGAAGATGATTTTGACACTATTAAACTCCTGGCTTTAATTGGTATTTTTCGTTGGAAAAGTATTTCTTTTCAGCCAACTGCGTCAAGCCAAAGCCTAAAAAAAGCGCTACAGGATAAAACCTGCAACGCTTTGTTAAATACGTTTCTGCTACAATTATTACGTAGCCTCATCCACCACAAAATACTCCTCTCCGCCATAATGAACAGCTAGGAAAAAGTGCACAGCCATCAGTGCTCGAGCAGGTAAAAGCCACTTACTTTTTTGGGTGCACAGGTAGATCATGTTGGCCAAAAAATAGAGATCTGCTTTTTGCTTATCTTCTCCCTCCTGGTACATCCAGTCGTGAATATTACATGCCTCGGCAATGCTTGCGCCTAGAAGATGTTCCGGAACAAGTTTGCCTATTAATCCGTCTGGGCCGCAGCCGTTGCAAACTCTATTTTTAAGATCTTCAGAGGCTTCTAAGTAGGTAGTCGGTGCGAGTAGGTTCATTGATTACTCCGGTGTAGTGAAAGAAATAGAAATAGCCTCAACCTGTTCAACGGTCGTGCAAGCTTCCAACGCGTCTTGATACTTCAAGCGCTGACCTGTGGCGTGGCCTGCAAGAACTGACCATGCCTGTGTGTTCTCTTGAATGCGCCGCGCCATTTCTATCACATCCATGCCGCGTGCATTAGCAATCGCTCGTACAAGTTGAGCTGCTGCTTGTGGATCAGCGAGAAGCGCTTGTGATTCTGT
This Halodesulfovibrio aestuarii DSM 17919 = ATCC 29578 DNA region includes the following protein-coding sequences:
- a CDS encoding M48 family metalloprotease, whose translation is MSRAALTYEQIMGDEKAMLRDTALDLEDGPHQEIIKLMVLLTNEIFFETHHGYLPSDNKPAGDLPDDNELADYVRRATPFDHFEYEDIKIPIVAEDTYLGNVKYSLDCITGCIVALPPATIVVNSYSKDHTDSAEFKSLLCHEAGHLLGGHTTSRSPIADYSNISQEVLDEINNSEQPELFLYYHAMATCALNGGYENREMEANIIAYKIYHELNYHDKYGCDFLTAQERLNTHQSISTKTRMMTKNMVAELRKYEHNELIEKANSLLI
- a CDS encoding MrcB family domain-containing protein, with translation MSKSSSIYPVKSFSWTLLSSNIAQKQLDKSAFFHNGSRLPKHIRPFFNCQNHISAQNIILRYKGKEYQAAVVYKQKINRFNLMWRAAFSKQLAKMFPDKKRDSGVLKFTKLRDDFFDVELLRCDSQRAGSSITPVTADDTTSIKECLHYIMKELQRGATGEEYTDHPLACFIRGEFKEELESAIDQKYSSLKISTSAGAGQWASVVWGAVLDPIVTATATKGYYLVYLFHSSGKKVFLSLNQGATAVEEEFKGNAKEVLKKRASFIRQRLGKKVTSNMVKTIDLGSSVKLPLQYEAGHSTGYVYDFDKLPSEAKLLEDLFELCGLYNALTFRGGVTSSVDEEKDSKRSKKSKDAKKKTSLNEKRQYSLHKKIDRNSVLIAEVKKVKGYRCEVCGMSLEEKYGDLGREYIEAHHLVPISTLEEEVEIPHDPVHDFAVLCANCHRMIHRLDDPSDLSQLQQRIKAVI